The Sulfitobacter sp. SK011 genome has a window encoding:
- a CDS encoding RDD family protein, with protein sequence MPHTPDPDTQPEFYDGVPTKRLLAWVVDMIVIVAMCLMILPFTAFTGIFFFPFLMLVIGFIYRVITITTGSATWGMRLMGMELRDLRDQPFDFGTALFHTLGYSFSWAVAPLQLISVVLMCVSARKQGLSDMVLGSVAVNRRRGV encoded by the coding sequence ATGCCCCATACGCCCGACCCGGATACGCAACCTGAATTCTACGATGGTGTTCCCACCAAACGCTTGCTGGCGTGGGTGGTGGACATGATTGTGATCGTTGCAATGTGCCTGATGATCCTGCCCTTTACCGCATTCACCGGTATCTTCTTTTTCCCGTTTCTGATGCTGGTGATTGGCTTTATCTACCGGGTCATCACGATAACCACGGGGTCCGCCACCTGGGGCATGCGCCTGATGGGGATGGAATTGCGCGATCTGCGCGATCAGCCCTTTGATTTTGGCACTGCCCTCTTTCACACGCTTGGCTATTCCTTTTCATGGGCGGTGGCCCCGCTGCAATTGATATCGGTTGTTTTAATGTGTGTGTCCGCGCGCAAGCAAGGACTGTCGGATATGGTGCTTGGCTCGGTTGCCGTGAACCGCCGTCGCGGCGTGTAA
- a CDS encoding DUF2852 domain-containing protein: MTTLTSEQGFAPRASWFARAEGWLDDKGKGAWIAAMVLGFVFFWPVGLAFLMYMIWSKRMFSGKSCATRSRSFSMPTRSTGNAAFDAYKADTLRRLEEEQTNFEAFLTRLREAKDKAEFDQFMDERAKRSEGPTEA, translated from the coding sequence ATGACCACACTTACCTCCGAGCAAGGCTTTGCCCCGCGCGCCAGCTGGTTTGCCCGCGCAGAGGGTTGGCTTGATGACAAAGGCAAAGGCGCATGGATCGCCGCGATGGTCCTCGGCTTTGTCTTCTTCTGGCCTGTTGGCCTCGCCTTTTTGATGTACATGATCTGGAGTAAACGCATGTTTTCTGGTAAATCCTGCGCAACCCGCAGCCGCAGCTTTTCAATGCCGACACGCAGCACTGGCAACGCCGCTTTTGACGCCTACAAGGCTGATACCCTGCGCCGGTTGGAAGAAGAGCAAACAAACTTTGAAGCTTTCCTCACCCGTCTGCGGGAAGCCAAGGACAAGGCAGAGTTTGACCAGTTCATGGACGAACGCGCCAAGCGCAGCGAAGGCCCAACCGAGGCCTGA
- a CDS encoding YbaK/EbsC family protein yields MSKSLKRVRASLQGAGIDPDIRETALARTAQDAASALGCAVDQIAKSIILRGERSGAALLFITAGGNQVDLSRATALAGEPLGKADAALIRAKTGFAIGGVAPIGHLTRPRAWFDRRLLDFDVIWAAAGTPHHVFGLSPQKIVEISSAEIFDFTS; encoded by the coding sequence ATGAGCAAGAGCCTGAAACGTGTACGCGCCAGCCTGCAAGGCGCAGGGATTGACCCGGATATCCGCGAAACCGCCCTTGCCCGCACAGCCCAGGATGCTGCTTCGGCCCTTGGTTGCGCCGTCGATCAGATTGCCAAATCGATCATCCTGCGTGGTGAGAGGTCGGGCGCGGCCCTGCTCTTTATCACGGCGGGCGGCAATCAGGTTGATTTGAGCCGCGCCACCGCCCTTGCCGGGGAACCCTTGGGCAAAGCAGACGCGGCCCTGATCCGTGCCAAGACCGGGTTCGCGATTGGCGGTGTCGCCCCGATCGGGCATCTGACCAGACCACGTGCGTGGTTCGACCGCAGATTGCTGGATTTCGACGTTATTTGGGCGGCTGCAGGCACGCCGCACCATGTTTTTGGTCTGTCACCGCAAAAAATCGTCGAAATATCTAGCGCGGAAATATTTGATTTTACGTCATAA
- a CDS encoding glutamine-synthetase adenylyltransferase yields MTTRTLAAQITQTPRTYHQDRAAEAAAHVAGAEVEVRDLVSAAASCAPYLLGLLAKEADWFLKAAEAPQEAVTQVIADAAGFDAATLADGLRQGKRRVALMAAIADLGGAWSLEQVTEALTDYADAACAAALRAGLAAQIKRGKLPGMTEDDLHDAAGMVVLAMGKMGARELNYSSDIDLICLFDETRFDAADFHDARTAFVRATRAMSGTLSDLTGEGYVFRTDLRLRPDPAVTPVCMAMEAAERYYESLGRTWERAAYIKARPCAGDVKAGNAFLKTLRPFVWRRHLDFAAIQDAHDMRLAIREHKGLGGPITLPGHNMKLGRGGIREIEFFTQTRQLIAGGRDPDLRVRGTCDGLSVLTEKGWVPGDVAETLTDHYRHHRTIEHRLQMVQDAQTHTLPKTDAGFDRLACMVDMDTQAMQDDIRARLSAVHELTEGFFAASRAPGDKPDAAPHQFDAQVIDRWLSYPALRSDRGAEIFERLKPGLLARLATSAKPDEALQAFDGFLAGLPAGVQLFSLLKANPQLADLLIDIVTTSPALAQHLSRNAGVFDAVIGGDFFSDWPARDALIKLLEEELAAEADYETRLDASRRWAREWHFRIGVHLLRGLTDAQTAGVQYADLASAVLTVLWPVVIEQFATRHGPPPGRGAVILGMGSLGAGQLTATSDLDMLVIYDADGVESSDGKRPLASRLYYARLTQALITAMTAPMSQGRLYEIDMRLRPSGNQGPVATSLASFESYQKTEAWTWEHLALTRGQVVAGPKALADDVEKMRQEVLTTDQDRAKVLSDVAEMRDRIAASKTPDGVWDAKIGPGRLQDIELLAQAGALIAGQGARDIPNGLAAARDTGVISSTDCDVLVLAYRQCWALQCVTRLLSANPIDSATLGQAGAAFLCRSLDCDTLDALEAQMNQTYAAAGQIITAALRPKAEAKTRPQTKDTA; encoded by the coding sequence ATGACAACACGAACGCTCGCCGCTCAAATCACCCAGACCCCGCGGACCTATCACCAAGATCGCGCCGCCGAAGCAGCAGCACATGTTGCCGGTGCTGAGGTTGAGGTGCGCGACCTTGTCAGCGCTGCGGCGTCCTGCGCACCCTATCTGCTGGGACTGTTGGCCAAAGAGGCGGATTGGTTCCTGAAGGCGGCAGAGGCCCCCCAAGAGGCGGTCACGCAGGTGATCGCGGATGCGGCGGGTTTTGATGCAGCCACTCTGGCAGATGGTCTGCGACAGGGCAAACGTCGGGTCGCCCTGATGGCGGCGATTGCGGACTTGGGCGGGGCGTGGTCATTGGAGCAGGTGACCGAGGCGCTGACAGATTATGCTGACGCTGCCTGCGCTGCGGCGTTGCGGGCGGGTCTGGCGGCACAGATCAAACGCGGCAAACTGCCCGGCATGACCGAAGATGACCTGCATGATGCGGCAGGCATGGTGGTGCTGGCCATGGGGAAAATGGGCGCGCGAGAGCTGAATTATTCCTCGGACATCGACCTGATCTGTCTGTTTGACGAGACCCGTTTTGATGCGGCTGATTTTCACGACGCGCGCACGGCATTTGTGCGTGCCACCCGCGCGATGAGCGGCACGCTGAGTGATCTGACCGGCGAAGGCTATGTGTTTCGCACCGATCTGCGCCTGCGGCCTGATCCGGCCGTGACACCCGTCTGCATGGCGATGGAAGCGGCAGAGCGTTATTATGAATCGCTGGGCCGGACATGGGAACGGGCCGCCTACATCAAGGCGCGGCCCTGTGCGGGGGATGTGAAAGCCGGGAACGCGTTTCTCAAGACGCTGCGCCCCTTTGTCTGGCGCAGGCACCTTGATTTTGCGGCGATACAGGACGCCCATGACATGCGCCTTGCGATCCGCGAACACAAAGGGCTGGGGGGGCCGATTACCTTGCCGGGGCACAACATGAAACTTGGGCGCGGCGGCATCAGAGAGATCGAGTTTTTCACCCAGACGCGACAATTGATCGCCGGTGGCCGTGACCCGGACCTGCGGGTGCGTGGCACCTGTGACGGGCTGAGTGTGCTGACTGAAAAGGGGTGGGTGCCCGGCGATGTGGCCGAAACCCTGACCGATCACTACCGCCATCACCGCACCATAGAACACCGTTTGCAGATGGTTCAGGACGCGCAGACCCACACCTTGCCAAAAACCGATGCAGGCTTTGACCGCTTGGCCTGTATGGTGGACATGGACACGCAAGCGATGCAGGACGACATTCGCGCGCGTCTGAGTGCGGTGCATGAGCTGACCGAAGGTTTCTTTGCCGCGTCACGCGCACCCGGTGACAAACCGGATGCGGCCCCACATCAATTTGATGCACAGGTGATTGACCGCTGGCTCAGCTATCCGGCGCTGCGCAGTGATCGGGGGGCCGAGATTTTCGAACGGCTCAAACCCGGTTTGCTGGCGCGCCTTGCCACATCGGCCAAACCGGATGAGGCCTTGCAGGCCTTCGATGGGTTTCTGGCCGGACTGCCCGCCGGCGTGCAACTTTTCTCGCTGCTCAAGGCCAATCCGCAACTGGCAGACCTGCTGATCGATATCGTCACCACCTCCCCGGCATTGGCACAGCACCTGTCGCGCAATGCCGGGGTCTTTGATGCCGTGATCGGCGGTGACTTCTTTAGCGATTGGCCGGCGCGGGATGCATTGATCAAGCTCCTGGAAGAAGAACTGGCGGCAGAGGCGGATTATGAGACGCGCCTTGATGCCTCGCGACGCTGGGCGCGCGAATGGCATTTTCGGATAGGCGTGCACCTGTTGCGTGGATTGACCGACGCGCAGACGGCAGGTGTGCAATATGCCGACCTTGCAAGTGCTGTTCTGACAGTACTGTGGCCGGTGGTGATTGAACAGTTCGCCACCCGGCATGGCCCGCCACCGGGGCGCGGTGCGGTGATCCTTGGCATGGGGTCGCTGGGCGCGGGGCAGCTGACTGCGACCTCTGATCTGGACATGCTGGTGATCTATGACGCTGATGGCGTTGAAAGCTCGGATGGCAAACGGCCCCTTGCGTCCCGTTTGTATTATGCGCGCCTCACGCAGGCGCTGATCACCGCGATGACCGCGCCGATGTCGCAAGGCAGACTTTACGAGATCGACATGCGGCTGCGCCCCTCGGGCAATCAGGGGCCTGTAGCGACCAGCCTTGCTAGTTTTGAAAGCTATCAAAAGACCGAAGCATGGACATGGGAACATCTGGCCCTCACCCGAGGGCAGGTGGTCGCCGGGCCCAAGGCCCTGGCAGATGACGTTGAAAAGATGCGCCAGGAGGTGCTAACCACCGATCAAGACCGCGCCAAGGTTCTGAGCGACGTCGCCGAAATGCGCGACCGGATTGCGGCGTCCAAGACACCTGATGGGGTTTGGGATGCCAAGATCGGGCCTGGGCGGCTGCAGGATATCGAATTGCTGGCACAGGCAGGTGCATTGATCGCCGGGCAGGGCGCGCGCGACATCCCAAATGGCCTTGCGGCAGCGCGTGATACCGGGGTGATCTCGTCCACGGACTGCGACGTGCTGGTCCTGGCCTATCGGCAATGTTGGGCGCTGCAATGCGTCACGCGGTTGTTGTCAGCAAACCCGATTGACAGCGCCACCCTGGGTCAGGCGGGGGCGGCATTTCTGTGCAGATCACTTGACTGCGACACCCTTGATGCACTTGAGGCGCAGATGAACCAGACCTACGCCGCAGCAGGTCAGATCATCACAGCCGCACTGCGCCCCAAAGCAGAGGCAAAGACACGACCCCAGACGAAGGACACGGCATGA
- a CDS encoding Crp/Fnr family transcriptional regulator yields MSLDWLITQVNQSFGNWSEMAGYLASVLVFLTFWMKTIVPLRMLAIASNIAFIVYGLTAGLMPVLLLHAILLPLNIWRTTQQINLFRRVRHASTARAKVDALLPFMTLKSHPRDTVLFLKDDAAHKIFLLHTGQVLVPEIGKYLQPGTLFGEIGIFMLDQKRMASAVCSEDCEIYEIDHDDILQLCLQDPAFGMFLTKLIVARMSENLKQSEDRRYLAASEF; encoded by the coding sequence ATGTCACTCGACTGGCTCATAACGCAAGTCAATCAATCCTTTGGAAATTGGAGCGAAATGGCAGGCTATCTGGCCTCTGTCCTCGTCTTTTTGACCTTTTGGATGAAAACCATCGTCCCGCTGCGCATGCTTGCGATTGCCTCGAATATTGCATTTATCGTCTACGGCCTGACTGCAGGTCTGATGCCTGTCCTATTGCTTCATGCGATCCTGCTGCCGCTGAACATATGGCGCACCACCCAGCAGATAAATCTGTTTCGGCGCGTCAGACATGCCTCAACCGCCCGCGCCAAGGTTGACGCGCTCTTGCCCTTTATGACGCTCAAGAGCCATCCGCGGGACACGGTGCTGTTTCTCAAGGATGACGCGGCCCACAAGATATTCCTGTTGCACACCGGGCAGGTTCTGGTGCCAGAGATCGGAAAATACCTTCAGCCTGGGACCCTGTTTGGTGAGATCGGGATTTTCATGCTGGACCAAAAGCGTATGGCGTCTGCCGTCTGCTCAGAAGACTGCGAAATATATGAGATTGATCATGATGATATCCTGCAGCTTTGTCTTCAGGACCCGGCATTTGGCATGTTTCTGACCAAACTCATCGTTGCGCGCATGTCCGAAAATCTGAAGCAGTCGGAGGACCGCAGGTACCTGGCCGCGTCGGAATTCTAG
- a CDS encoding DUF6778 family protein, translated as MNILKLITLLGLGTLMSACGSVPDIASRNAPFETTGAALAAPEVQAQLPQAMRVTAINVRVPRTLKVSEANVFYPRADIVWRGDPIGDRHAQIQSIFETAFAQGTSDMTGPVDVILDVEIVRFHSVTEKTRYTVGGVHNMEFRLTAFNAVTGLPLAPTRQIEANLPAFGGAQAIAEERRGQTQKVRVTGYLAQVIRQELQKPV; from the coding sequence ATGAACATATTGAAACTGATAACTCTACTCGGACTTGGCACGCTTATGTCGGCCTGTGGTAGTGTTCCCGATATCGCCAGCCGTAATGCGCCGTTTGAGACAACAGGTGCAGCATTGGCTGCCCCTGAGGTTCAAGCCCAGTTGCCGCAGGCCATGCGTGTGACTGCAATCAACGTCCGCGTCCCGCGCACTCTCAAGGTGTCAGAGGCGAATGTTTTTTATCCACGCGCAGACATCGTGTGGCGCGGTGACCCAATCGGTGACCGTCATGCCCAGATCCAGTCGATCTTTGAAACCGCGTTTGCGCAAGGCACCAGTGACATGACAGGTCCTGTCGATGTCATCCTTGACGTTGAAATTGTCCGTTTTCATTCGGTGACTGAAAAGACCCGTTATACAGTCGGCGGCGTGCACAACATGGAATTCCGTCTGACGGCGTTTAATGCTGTGACCGGCCTTCCACTGGCCCCGACACGTCAGATTGAAGCGAACCTGCCGGCCTTTGGCGGTGCGCAGGCAATTGCCGAAGAACGCCGCGGCCAAACACAAAAGGTCCGTGTGACCGGGTATCTGGCACAGGTGATCCGCCAGGAGTTGCAAAAACCGGTCTAA
- a CDS encoding RSP_2647 family RNA methyltransferase: protein MTAPLNTSASPAPDLPVVRLLPKANARAIRHGFPWVYANELVTDRRTKALAPGTIARLEDSDRQAMGVVAMNSNSKIIARMLDQNADAVIDQAWFEAQITRALALRTLIYDDPYYRLIHAEADGLPGVIIDRFGDTCVVQANAAWADVHLEPLCAALVAVTGVSTVLKNAAGRTRTLEGLDDVSAVLVGNAPEAPIPVPMNGATYMADLIGGQKTGLFYDQRPNHAFAARVSRGARVLDVFAHVGGFSLAALAAGAQSAVAVDGSAPALELAAQGAAAMGMSDKFATRQGDAFDALTALRAEGAEFDVVICDPPAFAPNRQAMEAGLRAYERIARLAAPLVAENGILGLCSCSHAADLAQFRTVSVRGIGRAGRRATLLHTGFAGADHPQLPQLAESGYLKALFFRL from the coding sequence ATGACAGCGCCCCTTAACACATCCGCCTCACCCGCGCCCGACCTTCCGGTTGTGCGCCTGTTGCCCAAAGCCAACGCGCGCGCCATCCGTCACGGCTTCCCTTGGGTCTATGCCAACGAACTGGTGACCGACCGCCGGACCAAGGCATTGGCACCCGGCACCATTGCCCGCCTCGAAGACAGCGACCGTCAGGCGATGGGTGTGGTTGCGATGAATTCCAATTCCAAGATCATCGCCCGCATGTTGGATCAAAACGCCGACGCGGTGATTGATCAGGCGTGGTTCGAGGCCCAGATCACCCGTGCGCTGGCCCTGCGCACGCTGATCTATGACGATCCTTATTACCGTCTGATCCACGCAGAAGCTGACGGCTTGCCCGGCGTGATTATTGACCGCTTCGGCGATACCTGTGTCGTACAGGCAAACGCGGCCTGGGCTGATGTGCATCTTGAACCGCTCTGCGCCGCCCTTGTCGCGGTAACAGGCGTCAGCACCGTGTTAAAGAACGCAGCTGGGCGCACCCGCACGCTGGAAGGTCTTGATGATGTTTCTGCGGTTTTGGTGGGCAATGCACCTGAAGCACCGATCCCTGTGCCGATGAACGGCGCGACCTATATGGCCGACCTGATCGGCGGCCAGAAAACCGGATTGTTCTATGACCAGCGCCCCAACCATGCCTTTGCAGCCCGCGTTTCGCGCGGTGCACGGGTGCTGGATGTGTTCGCGCATGTCGGTGGTTTTTCACTGGCCGCATTGGCCGCAGGCGCACAAAGTGCGGTGGCTGTGGACGGGTCTGCACCAGCACTGGAACTGGCGGCACAAGGGGCCGCCGCCATGGGGATGAGCGACAAATTCGCCACCCGTCAGGGCGACGCCTTTGACGCGCTGACCGCGCTCAGGGCTGAGGGCGCGGAATTTGATGTGGTGATCTGTGATCCGCCCGCCTTTGCCCCAAACCGTCAGGCGATGGAGGCCGGACTGCGCGCCTATGAACGCATCGCACGATTGGCGGCACCCCTGGTCGCTGAAAACGGTATTCTGGGCCTCTGTTCATGCTCCCATGCCGCTGATCTGGCGCAATTCCGAACCGTATCTGTGCGCGGCATTGGACGGGCAGGGCGTCGGGCCACCTTGTTGCACACCGGATTTGCCGGGGCAGATCATCCGCAATTGCCGCAACTTGCCGAAAGCGGATACCTCAAAGCCCTGTTCTTCCGTCTCTGA
- a CDS encoding RSP_2648 family PIN domain-containing protein — MRVVLDACVLFPTVMREVLLGVAATGAFEPRWSARILEEWALAARKLGPEGEALARGDVALVSSHFPNATVKPAPGLEARLWLPDDNDIHVLAAAIAGHADVIVTANAKDFPRGILAEEGIARADPDAFLLGHWQAEPDMVAGVGDRVLNEARRLSGQDWNIRALLKKARLPRLAKALSS, encoded by the coding sequence ATGCGGGTCGTGCTGGATGCCTGCGTGCTGTTTCCAACGGTGATGCGTGAAGTGCTGTTAGGGGTTGCCGCGACTGGCGCTTTTGAACCCCGCTGGTCCGCACGGATATTGGAGGAATGGGCGCTGGCCGCCCGCAAGCTTGGCCCTGAGGGCGAGGCGCTGGCACGGGGCGATGTTGCACTTGTCAGCAGCCATTTTCCAAACGCAACTGTAAAGCCCGCACCGGGTCTTGAGGCGCGGTTGTGGTTGCCTGATGACAACGACATTCATGTCCTAGCTGCCGCGATCGCGGGTCATGCAGATGTAATCGTGACCGCCAATGCCAAGGATTTTCCCCGTGGCATACTGGCCGAGGAAGGCATCGCGCGCGCTGACCCCGATGCGTTCCTGTTGGGCCATTGGCAGGCCGAACCTGACATGGTGGCAGGTGTTGGCGATCGTGTGCTGAACGAAGCGCGGCGTTTGTCCGGACAGGATTGGAACATCCGTGCCTTGCTCAAAAAAGCGCGGCTGCCACGTCTGGCGAAAGCCTTGTCTTCCTAG
- a CDS encoding M48 family metalloprotease translates to MIRVLPILLAVLYALAMYRFSAWRTAKELDAKSSPLMDPALRDMSAKMATALDLPRIKVHIYEIEPVNGLAAPDGRIFITRGFYKKFKAGEVSAEELASVIAHELGHVALGHSRRRMIDFSGQNAMRTVLAMVLGRFIPFFGIWIANLLTTLLAARLSRSDEYEADAYAAALLTKAGIGVAPQISLFNKLEALTQTNHGTAPAWLLSHPKTEERIAALTRLQQRWNT, encoded by the coding sequence ATGATCCGTGTCCTCCCCATTTTGCTTGCCGTCCTCTACGCCCTCGCCATGTACCGGTTTTCCGCCTGGCGCACCGCCAAGGAGCTGGATGCAAAATCATCGCCTCTGATGGATCCCGCGCTGCGCGACATGAGCGCCAAGATGGCGACCGCCCTCGATCTGCCGCGCATCAAGGTCCATATTTACGAGATTGAACCGGTGAACGGGCTTGCCGCGCCGGACGGGCGCATCTTTATCACCCGCGGATTTTACAAGAAATTCAAAGCGGGCGAGGTCAGCGCCGAAGAACTGGCCAGCGTGATAGCGCATGAGTTGGGCCATGTCGCCTTGGGCCATTCGCGCCGCCGGATGATTGATTTTTCCGGTCAGAATGCCATGCGCACCGTGCTGGCGATGGTGCTGGGCCGCTTTATTCCGTTCTTCGGCATCTGGATCGCCAATTTGCTGACCACGCTTTTGGCAGCCCGTCTGTCGCGCAGCGATGAATACGAGGCCGACGCCTATGCCGCTGCGTTGCTGACCAAGGCAGGGATCGGTGTCGCCCCGCAGATATCCTTGTTCAACAAACTTGAAGCATTAACCCAGACCAATCACGGGACGGCCCCGGCATGGCTGTTGAGCCATCCAAAAACAGAGGAACGTATTGCCGCCCTTACCCGTCTACAGCAGCGGTGGAATACCTAG
- a CDS encoding VWA domain-containing protein: MFLPFFEQMRKHGLPVSMREFLAFLDGMAAGLATYDVEGFYYLARTAMVKDERNIDKFDRAFAAAFKGLENISLDDVLEAVDIPGDWLKKMAEKHLSAAEKAEIEALGGFDKLMETLKKRLEEQKGRHQGGNKWVGTAGTSPFGAYGYNPEGVRIGQQASRHQRAVKVWDKREFKNLDDTVELGTRNIKVALKRLRRWARDGADEELDLGGTIRATAEHGYLDVKTRPERRNAVKVLLFLDVGGSMDPHIKVVEELFSAAKSEFKHLEYFYFHNCLYEGVWRDNRRRWDAQQPTHEILRTYGPDYKCIFVGDASMSPYEVAYPGGANEHWNAEAGSVWLSRARDQWQSNLWINPLPEKYWPYTQSIAMIQEIFGAQAMVPMTLEGLTRGIKELTR, from the coding sequence ATGTTCCTGCCCTTTTTCGAACAGATGCGCAAACATGGGTTGCCCGTGTCGATGCGGGAATTTCTGGCATTTCTGGATGGCATGGCAGCCGGGCTTGCCACCTATGATGTTGAGGGCTTTTATTATCTCGCACGGACCGCAATGGTCAAAGATGAACGCAACATTGATAAATTTGACCGCGCCTTTGCCGCAGCCTTTAAAGGCTTGGAAAACATCAGCTTGGATGACGTTCTTGAAGCCGTTGATATTCCCGGCGACTGGCTGAAAAAGATGGCGGAAAAACACCTGAGTGCTGCGGAAAAAGCCGAAATTGAAGCATTAGGTGGCTTTGATAAGCTTATGGAAACGCTCAAGAAACGGCTTGAAGAGCAGAAAGGCCGACATCAAGGCGGCAACAAATGGGTGGGCACGGCTGGCACCTCGCCGTTTGGGGCCTATGGGTACAATCCCGAAGGGGTGCGAATTGGGCAACAGGCATCGCGGCATCAACGGGCCGTCAAAGTCTGGGACAAGCGTGAATTCAAGAACTTGGACGACACAGTTGAACTGGGAACCCGCAACATCAAAGTTGCGCTGAAACGCCTGCGCCGCTGGGCGCGCGATGGCGCAGACGAAGAGTTGGATTTGGGCGGCACCATCCGTGCCACGGCCGAACACGGTTATCTCGATGTCAAAACCCGGCCCGAACGGCGCAATGCTGTCAAGGTGTTGTTGTTTCTGGATGTGGGCGGGTCAATGGACCCTCACATCAAGGTGGTTGAAGAACTGTTCAGCGCCGCCAAATCCGAGTTCAAGCATCTGGAATACTTCTATTTCCACAATTGTCTTTACGAAGGTGTGTGGCGCGACAACCGCAGACGGTGGGACGCACAGCAGCCTACCCATGAGATATTGCGCACCTATGGTCCTGATTACAAATGTATATTCGTTGGTGACGCGTCGATGTCCCCCTATGAGGTCGCCTATCCGGGCGGGGCCAATGAGCATTGGAATGCGGAGGCGGGATCGGTCTGGCTGAGCCGGGCGCGCGACCAGTGGCAAAGCAACCTGTGGATCAATCCCTTGCCCGAGAAGTACTGGCCTTACACACAGTCCATCGCGATGATCCAGGAGATTTTCGGCGCGCAGGCCATGGTTCCAATGACGCTAGAAGGATTAACGCGCGGGATCAAGGAACTGACCCGCTGA
- a CDS encoding apolipoprotein acyltransferase, translating into MIVIILGILGAFLGGRTAQKRGGNRKDIAQYAVGYAMAFVVVGMILTVILDRLLSGT; encoded by the coding sequence ATGATAGTAATCATATTGGGTATTCTTGGCGCATTTCTGGGTGGGCGCACGGCTCAAAAACGCGGCGGCAACCGCAAGGATATCGCGCAATATGCTGTTGGCTATGCCATGGCATTTGTGGTCGTCGGTATGATCCTGACTGTCATTCTGGACCGCCTGCTCAGCGGGACGTAA
- a CDS encoding DUF2927 domain-containing protein, whose protein sequence is MRARIVLPLVMLLNACVPASQPEVATRAISSTSTLPPMKSFGATQPSAPVRSNKDLAADFIELSFQMESGRALPVLTRFETPVTVRVTGAAPATLGSDLSRLISRLRSEAKIDITYTTNSSANITIQAVSRADIRRVLPQAACFVAPNVSTLSEYRSARRQPRTNWTLLQKRERMAIFLPNDASPQEVRDCLHEELAQALGPLNDLYRLPDSVFNDDNVHTVLTGFDMMILRAYYDPALRSGMSRGQVAAALPEIFSRINPRGNYRPARVSTRTPLAWSRAIQIALGRSVSFSSRHAAAREAIRISTAMGWQDNRRAFAHYAMGRVLQNTDPQGAQYHYATADRFYAQTPGTALHRAYVATQLGGYAVSQGQGDAALRLIAPHIDIARKSQNAALLATLLLLRSEALELENRTAEARSVRLDSIGWARYGFGPDWAVRAKLREIASLNPLKG, encoded by the coding sequence AACGCCTGCGTTCCAGCCTCCCAGCCCGAGGTCGCGACACGCGCAATCAGCAGCACCAGCACCCTGCCCCCAATGAAGAGTTTTGGCGCAACACAGCCTTCGGCCCCGGTGCGATCCAACAAAGATCTGGCAGCCGATTTCATTGAATTGTCCTTCCAGATGGAAAGCGGGCGCGCCTTGCCGGTGCTGACCCGATTTGAAACACCCGTCACCGTACGCGTCACCGGTGCGGCACCTGCGACACTTGGGTCTGACCTAAGCCGCTTGATTTCACGCCTGCGCTCTGAGGCGAAAATCGACATCACCTATACCACGAATTCAAGCGCCAATATCACAATCCAGGCGGTCAGCCGCGCGGACATCCGCAGGGTCTTACCGCAGGCGGCGTGTTTCGTGGCCCCCAATGTCAGCACCTTGTCTGAATATCGCTCAGCGCGCAGACAGCCACGCACCAACTGGACGCTGCTGCAAAAGCGCGAACGAATGGCGATATTCCTGCCCAATGATGCAAGCCCACAGGAAGTGCGCGATTGTTTGCACGAAGAACTGGCGCAGGCGCTGGGACCGCTCAACGATCTTTACCGCCTGCCCGACAGTGTATTCAACGATGACAATGTGCACACGGTTCTGACCGGTTTCGATATGATGATCCTGCGCGCCTACTACGATCCAGCGTTGCGATCAGGCATGTCGCGGGGCCAGGTGGCTGCCGCCCTGCCCGAAATCTTTTCGCGTATCAACCCACGCGGCAATTACCGACCTGCCCGCGTCAGTACCCGCACCCCGCTGGCGTGGAGCCGCGCGATTCAGATCGCACTGGGACGCTCGGTTTCCTTTTCCAGCCGTCATGCAGCCGCAAGAGAGGCAATTCGCATTTCCACCGCGATGGGCTGGCAAGACAACCGCCGGGCGTTTGCCCATTACGCCATGGGCCGTGTCCTGCAAAACACCGACCCGCAAGGCGCACAATATCATTACGCAACCGCAGACCGCTTTTACGCGCAGACACCGGGTACGGCGTTGCACCGGGCCTATGTCGCGACGCAATTGGGCGGCTATGCCGTCAGCCAGGGTCAGGGGGATGCGGCCCTGCGTCTGATCGCGCCCCACATCGACATCGCACGCAAGAGCCAGAACGCAGCACTGCTTGCGACATTGCTGCTTTTGCGCTCCGAGGCGCTTGAGTTGGAGAACCGCACAGCCGAGGCGCGCAGCGTCAGGCTGGACAGTATCGGCTGGGCGCGTTACGGCTTTGGTCCAGACTGGGCTGTGCGGGCCAAGCTGCGCGAGATTGCATCGCTGAACCCGCTCAAAGGATAA